A single region of the Streptomyces caelestis genome encodes:
- a CDS encoding SDR family NAD(P)-dependent oxidoreductase, translating into MGKLDGRVVIITGAARGQGEQEARLFTAEGARVVVADVLDGRGEALAKEIGARYVHLDVGREDDWRTAVAAAKDAYGRVDGLVNNAGILRCDSLLDTPLDEFMRVVQVNQVGCFLGIRAVAPELADGGTIVNTASYTGLTGMAGVGAYAASKHAVVGLTRVAALELAGRGIRVNAVCPGAIDTAMSNPARLDPDADPEEAARGLDRLYRKLVPLGRVGQPEEVARLALFLSCDDSSYITGQPFVIDGGWLAGVSVI; encoded by the coding sequence ATGGGCAAGCTCGACGGACGGGTCGTCATCATCACCGGCGCCGCGCGCGGCCAGGGCGAGCAGGAAGCCAGGCTGTTCACGGCGGAGGGCGCCCGGGTGGTCGTCGCGGACGTCCTCGACGGCCGGGGCGAGGCCCTCGCGAAGGAGATCGGTGCCCGGTACGTCCATCTCGACGTCGGCCGGGAGGACGACTGGCGGACGGCCGTCGCCGCCGCCAAGGACGCGTACGGCCGGGTCGACGGGCTCGTCAACAACGCCGGCATCCTGCGCTGCGACTCCCTCCTCGACACACCCCTCGACGAGTTCATGCGCGTCGTCCAGGTCAACCAGGTCGGCTGCTTCCTCGGCATCAGGGCCGTTGCCCCCGAGCTGGCCGACGGGGGCACGATCGTCAACACCGCCTCGTACACCGGCCTGACCGGGATGGCGGGGGTGGGCGCGTACGCGGCGAGCAAGCACGCCGTGGTCGGCCTGACCCGGGTGGCCGCGCTGGAGCTGGCGGGGCGGGGGATACGCGTCAACGCCGTCTGCCCGGGCGCCATCGACACCGCGATGTCCAACCCGGCCCGGCTGGATCCGGACGCCGACCCGGAGGAGGCCGCCAGGGGGCTCGACCGGCTGTACCGCAAGCTCGTGCCGCTGGGGCGGGTCGGGCAGCCGGAGGAGGTGGCGCGGCTCGCCCTGTTCCTGTCCTGCGACGACTCCTCCTACATCACCGGGCAGCCGTTCGTGATCGACGGCGGGTGGCTGGCGGGCGTGAGCGTCATCTGA
- a CDS encoding TIGR03619 family F420-dependent LLM class oxidoreductase has protein sequence MACGIQLPVQSQSTLYAEPWEAAAGPEDLLAVARAADRAGFAYLACCDHVAIPRRLASAMSTVWYDPVATLAFLAAATERTRLLSHVAVVGLRHPLLSAKQYATLDHLSGGRLILGVGAGHVREEFEALGADFERRGAVLDESIDALRAALGPEEFPEHHGKLYDFEGLGQRPRPAQDRVPLWVGGSSPAALRRAALKGDGWLPQGDPRDVLPERIARIRRLREEAETEGPFSVGAIAEPLYVGTPGWDVGRRTVSGPADAIAESLRAYRAMGADQVQVRFRSRSRDELVGQIEQFGEAVAPLLS, from the coding sequence CTGGCCTGCGGGATCCAGCTCCCGGTCCAGTCCCAGAGCACCCTCTACGCCGAACCCTGGGAAGCCGCCGCCGGACCCGAGGACCTCCTCGCCGTCGCCCGCGCCGCCGACCGCGCCGGGTTCGCCTACCTGGCGTGCTGCGACCACGTCGCCATCCCGCGCCGCCTCGCGTCCGCGATGAGCACGGTCTGGTACGACCCGGTGGCCACCCTCGCCTTCCTCGCGGCGGCCACCGAGCGGACCCGGCTGCTCAGCCACGTCGCCGTGGTGGGGCTGCGGCATCCGCTGCTCAGCGCCAAGCAGTACGCCACCCTCGACCACCTGTCGGGCGGCCGGCTGATCCTCGGGGTCGGGGCCGGGCATGTGCGCGAGGAGTTCGAGGCGCTGGGGGCCGACTTCGAGCGGCGCGGGGCCGTGCTGGACGAGTCGATCGACGCCCTGCGCGCCGCCCTCGGGCCGGAGGAGTTCCCCGAACACCACGGCAAGCTGTACGACTTCGAGGGACTCGGGCAGCGGCCCCGCCCGGCGCAGGACCGGGTCCCCCTCTGGGTCGGCGGGTCCTCGCCCGCCGCCCTGCGACGGGCCGCGCTCAAGGGCGACGGCTGGCTGCCGCAGGGCGACCCGAGGGACGTGCTGCCGGAGCGCATCGCGCGGATACGGCGGCTCAGGGAAGAGGCCGAGACCGAGGGGCCGTTCAGCGTCGGCGCCATCGCCGAGCCCCTGTACGTCGGGACGCCGGGCTGGGACGTCGGGCGGCGGACGGTCAGCGGGCCCGCCGACGCCATCGCCGAGTCGTTGCGGGCTTATCGCGCGATGGGGGCGGACCAGGTCCAGGTGCGGTTTCGCAGCCGCAGCCGGGACGAACTCGTCGGGCAGATCGAGCAGTTCGGGGAGGCAGTCGCGCCGCTGCTGTCATGA
- a CDS encoding amidohydrolase family protein, which produces MDTHESTFPLIISVDDHTVEPATVWQDRLPEKYRGAGPRIVRAPVKEMTFLGGRFKPVMGAPGDDGPVGDWWVYEDLRRPLTRLDTAVGYDRDEIRLEVITYEQMRPGSYDVPARLADMDVNHVQSAVCFPTFPRFCGQTFTEAKDHELGLLCVRAYNDWMVEEWCGPEAQGRLIPLTLIPLWDPELAAAEVRRNAARGVRAVAFSEIPPYLGLPSIHTDDWDPFLAACDETGTVVAMHIGSSSRMPSTSADAPPAVGSTITFANCCFSMVDWLMSGKFEQFPNLKVMYAEGQIGWIPYILERADVVWEENRGWGGVADKVHRPPSELFAEHVYGCFFDDAFGLRNLDAIGLDNVLYETDYPHSDSTWPKSREVGEAQMGHLDPEVVERIVRRNAIELLGLTDDGLWDGPR; this is translated from the coding sequence ATGGACACCCACGAGAGCACGTTCCCCCTGATCATCTCCGTGGACGACCACACGGTGGAGCCCGCGACCGTCTGGCAGGACCGGCTCCCTGAGAAGTACCGGGGCGCCGGGCCCCGGATCGTCCGTGCGCCCGTCAAGGAGATGACCTTCCTCGGCGGGCGCTTCAAGCCGGTCATGGGCGCGCCCGGGGACGACGGTCCCGTCGGTGACTGGTGGGTCTACGAGGACCTCCGCCGGCCCCTGACCCGGCTCGACACCGCCGTCGGGTACGACAGGGACGAGATACGCCTGGAGGTCATCACCTACGAGCAGATGCGGCCGGGCTCGTACGACGTCCCGGCCCGGCTCGCCGACATGGACGTCAACCACGTCCAGTCCGCCGTCTGTTTCCCGACGTTCCCGCGTTTCTGCGGCCAGACCTTCACCGAGGCGAAGGATCACGAGCTGGGGCTGCTCTGCGTCCGTGCCTACAACGACTGGATGGTGGAGGAGTGGTGCGGGCCCGAGGCGCAGGGCCGGCTCATCCCGCTCACCCTGATCCCTCTCTGGGACCCCGAGCTGGCCGCCGCGGAGGTCCGGCGCAACGCCGCCCGCGGGGTCCGTGCCGTCGCCTTCTCCGAGATCCCGCCGTACCTCGGGCTCCCCTCCATCCACACCGACGACTGGGACCCCTTCCTCGCCGCCTGCGACGAGACCGGCACGGTCGTGGCCATGCACATCGGCAGCAGCAGCCGGATGCCCTCCACCTCCGCCGACGCCCCGCCCGCCGTCGGCTCCACCATCACCTTCGCCAACTGCTGCTTCTCGATGGTCGACTGGCTGATGAGCGGCAAGTTCGAGCAGTTCCCGAACCTCAAGGTCATGTACGCGGAGGGGCAGATCGGCTGGATCCCCTACATCCTGGAGCGCGCCGACGTCGTGTGGGAGGAGAACCGCGGCTGGGGCGGCGTCGCCGACAAGGTGCACCGGCCGCCGTCCGAGCTGTTCGCCGAGCACGTCTACGGCTGCTTCTTCGACGACGCCTTCGGGCTGCGCAACCTGGACGCGATCGGTCTGGACAACGTGCTCTACGAGACCGACTACCCCCACTCCGACTCCACCTGGCCCAAGTCCCGCGAGGTCGGCGAGGCGCAGATGGGGCACCTGGATCCCGAGGTGGTGGAGCGGATCGTGCGGCGGAACGCGATCGAGCTGCTGGGGCTGACCGACGACGGGCTCTGGGACGGGCCGCGGTGA
- a CDS encoding AfsR/SARP family transcriptional regulator produces MDGVPDGVPRVPEQRRSDSSAEPPKSAEAGSSAESGKPGGSAARAVLRFGVLGPVRAWRGDEPLTTGSPQQRALLAALLLREGRTATAAELIDALWGEEPPSQALAAVRTYASRLRKVLDPGVLVSESGGYAIRGLGDGALDLAVAQDLATEAEKARSAGDLCHAREVLRRALALWDGETLAGLPGPYAETQRVRLEEWRLQLVESRLDMDLEQGCHAEAVSELTALTAAHPLRERLRELLMLALYRSGRQAEALAVYADTRRLLADELGVDPRPGLSELQQRILQADPGLAEPSSPAPEPASVPVRPAQLPATVPDFTGRSGFVRELGDILASAENRVMAVSALAGIGGVGKTTLAVHVAHQARGAFPDGQLYVDLQGAGARAAEPETVLGSFLRALGTADTAIPDSLEERAALYRSVLAGRRVLVLLDNARDAAQVRPLLPGTDGCAALVTSRVRMVDLAGAHLIDLDVMAPDEALALFTKIVGEERVASERKAALDVVAACGFLPLAIRIAASRLAARRTWTVSVLAAKLADERRRLDELQAGDLAVKATFELGYGQLEPAQARAFRLLGLADGPDISLPAAAAILDLPVEDTEDLLESLVDTSLLESAAPGRYRFHDLVRLYARACAERDEQPPSERAAALSRLLDFYLASAAGVYAIERPGDGLVDHLEPTSYPGLRFENRHTAQDWLYAEAICLLACVRQSAGHPDTLPRAIDLLWAAHDLSESGANSREYEATAQALLEAARQFGLARSEARALTTLVNVHHVGGRFERADQEAERVIVLAQEADDLLPVCWARNARGIIALYQNRHEDGEEHLSRAIEHFRALGNRPGEASALCNLSRIHLATGRTQSAVELAQEGIDIYDAMGNSMRGANARYALGLALTQSGELGEAADRLQEALEVFRDSRQRLWEGMSLFRLAEVDLAARRSAQAAANAEMALTVLRGIGGDWRRGNVLTVLGRALSGIGQTGRAQVCWQEAAAIYEELGSPEAAEVRALLSPARAA; encoded by the coding sequence ATGGACGGTGTACCGGACGGTGTACCGCGCGTACCGGAGCAGCGGCGTTCCGACTCCTCGGCGGAGCCGCCGAAGTCGGCGGAGGCGGGGAGTTCGGCGGAGTCGGGGAAGCCGGGGGGATCGGCGGCGCGGGCTGTGCTGCGCTTCGGCGTGCTCGGACCGGTGCGCGCCTGGCGCGGCGACGAGCCGCTCACCACCGGTTCCCCCCAGCAGCGGGCCCTGCTCGCCGCCCTGCTGCTGCGCGAGGGCCGTACGGCCACGGCCGCGGAGCTGATCGACGCCCTGTGGGGCGAGGAACCGCCCTCGCAGGCCCTGGCGGCGGTGCGGACGTACGCCTCCCGTCTGCGCAAGGTGCTGGACCCCGGTGTGCTGGTCAGCGAATCCGGCGGATACGCGATACGGGGCCTCGGTGACGGCGCACTGGACCTCGCCGTCGCCCAGGACCTGGCGACCGAGGCGGAGAAGGCCAGGTCGGCCGGCGACCTCTGCCACGCCCGTGAGGTGCTGCGGCGGGCCCTCGCCCTGTGGGACGGGGAGACCCTGGCCGGCCTGCCCGGCCCGTACGCGGAGACACAGCGCGTCCGCCTGGAGGAGTGGCGGCTCCAGCTCGTCGAATCCCGCCTGGACATGGATCTGGAGCAGGGCTGCCACGCGGAGGCGGTCTCGGAGCTCACCGCCCTCACCGCGGCCCACCCGCTCCGCGAGCGGCTGCGCGAACTGCTGATGCTGGCGCTGTACCGCAGCGGCCGCCAGGCCGAGGCCCTCGCGGTGTACGCCGACACTCGTCGGCTGCTCGCCGACGAACTGGGTGTGGACCCGCGCCCCGGCCTCAGCGAACTGCAACAGCGCATCCTCCAGGCCGACCCGGGTCTTGCCGAGCCCTCCTCCCCGGCCCCCGAGCCCGCCTCGGTCCCGGTCCGCCCGGCACAGCTGCCGGCGACGGTGCCGGACTTCACCGGCCGCTCCGGCTTCGTCCGCGAGCTCGGCGACATCCTGGCCTCGGCCGAGAACCGGGTCATGGCGGTCTCGGCCCTGGCCGGCATCGGCGGCGTGGGCAAGACGACCCTCGCGGTGCACGTGGCCCACCAGGCGCGCGGGGCGTTCCCGGACGGGCAGCTGTACGTCGACCTCCAGGGCGCGGGCGCCCGGGCGGCGGAGCCGGAGACGGTCCTGGGCTCGTTCCTGCGCGCCCTCGGCACGGCCGACACGGCGATCCCCGACTCCCTGGAGGAACGCGCGGCGCTGTACCGCTCGGTCCTGGCCGGCCGCCGCGTCCTGGTCCTGCTGGACAACGCCCGCGACGCCGCCCAGGTACGCCCCCTGCTGCCCGGCACGGACGGCTGCGCCGCGCTGGTCACCTCACGGGTGCGGATGGTGGACCTGGCGGGCGCCCACCTGATCGACCTGGACGTGATGGCGCCGGACGAGGCGCTGGCGCTGTTCACGAAGATCGTGGGCGAGGAAAGGGTGGCGTCCGAGCGGAAGGCCGCCCTGGACGTGGTCGCGGCCTGCGGCTTCCTGCCGCTCGCGATCCGCATCGCGGCCTCCCGCCTGGCGGCCCGCCGTACCTGGACGGTGTCGGTCCTCGCGGCGAAGCTCGCCGACGAGCGCCGCCGCCTGGACGAACTCCAGGCCGGCGACCTGGCGGTGAAGGCCACCTTCGAGCTGGGCTACGGCCAGCTGGAGCCCGCCCAGGCCCGCGCCTTCCGCCTGCTGGGCCTGGCCGACGGCCCGGACATCTCCCTCCCGGCCGCGGCGGCGATCCTGGACCTGCCGGTCGAGGACACGGAGGACCTCCTGGAGTCCCTCGTCGACACCTCCCTCCTCGAATCGGCGGCCCCCGGCCGCTACCGCTTCCACGACCTCGTCCGGCTCTACGCGCGTGCTTGTGCGGAAAGGGACGAGCAGCCGCCGAGCGAGCGGGCGGCGGCCCTGTCGCGGTTGCTGGACTTCTATCTGGCGTCGGCGGCCGGGGTGTACGCGATCGAGCGCCCTGGTGACGGGCTGGTGGACCATCTGGAGCCGACCTCGTATCCGGGGCTGCGGTTCGAGAACCGGCACACGGCACAGGACTGGCTGTACGCGGAGGCCATCTGCCTCCTCGCGTGCGTGCGGCAGTCCGCGGGGCATCCGGACACCCTCCCCCGGGCGATCGACCTGCTGTGGGCCGCGCACGACCTCTCCGAGTCGGGAGCCAACTCCAGGGAGTACGAGGCGACGGCCCAGGCACTCCTGGAAGCGGCACGGCAGTTCGGCCTCGCACGGTCGGAGGCCCGGGCGCTCACGACGCTCGTCAACGTCCACCACGTCGGCGGCCGCTTCGAGCGGGCGGACCAGGAGGCGGAACGGGTCATCGTCCTCGCTCAGGAGGCCGACGACCTGCTTCCCGTCTGCTGGGCCCGCAACGCGCGCGGCATCATCGCGCTCTACCAGAACCGGCACGAGGACGGCGAGGAACACCTCTCCCGGGCCATCGAGCACTTCCGGGCCCTGGGCAACCGCCCCGGCGAGGCCTCCGCGCTCTGCAACCTCTCCCGGATCCACCTCGCGACCGGGCGCACCCAGAGCGCCGTCGAGCTGGCCCAGGAGGGCATCGACATCTACGACGCCATGGGCAACTCCATGCGCGGGGCGAACGCCCGCTACGCCCTCGGCCTCGCCCTCACCCAGAGCGGTGAACTGGGCGAAGCGGCCGACCGGCTCCAGGAGGCACTGGAGGTGTTCCGCGACAGCAGGCAGCGCCTCTGGGAGGGCATGAGCCTGTTCCGACTGGCCGAGGTGGATCTCGCCGCCCGGCGCTCGGCGCAGGCCGCCGCCAACGCCGAGATGGCACTCACCGTGCTGCGCGGCATCGGCGGGGATTGGCGGCGGGGCAACGTCCTGACCGTCCTCGGCCGCGCGCTCAGCGGCATAGGACAGACCGGCCGGGCCCAGGTCTGCTGGCAGGAAGCGGCGGCGATCTACGAGGAGTTGGGCTCACCCGAGGCCGCCGAGGTGCGGGCGCTGCTGTCGCCGGCACGAGCGGCCTGA
- a CDS encoding SMP-30/gluconolactonase/LRE family protein, with amino-acid sequence MPGEQPQTYETLDERFRTGRCQAGDSRLETLFEGCRWAEGPVYVPAGRYLLWSDIPNDRLLRWDETTGAVGVFRSPAGYPNGNTLDGQGRLITCEQGNRRVTRTEHDGSVTVIAERFRGKRLNSPNDAVVRSDGSVWFSDPEFGIATDYEGHRAESEIGARNVYRVDPGSGEVRLAAEGFQGPNGLVFSPDERKLYVSDSVANHIRVFDVRPDGTLTGGDVFAECRNGNFDNIRFDDEGRLWAAALHGGVHCYDPDGTLLGRILVPGTVANIRFGGARRNRLFIAADSTLYSLVMSVTGTSPLPPVSG; translated from the coding sequence ATGCCCGGTGAGCAACCGCAGACGTACGAGACCCTCGACGAGCGCTTCCGCACCGGCCGGTGCCAGGCGGGGGACTCGCGGCTGGAGACGTTGTTCGAGGGGTGCCGGTGGGCCGAGGGGCCGGTGTACGTGCCGGCCGGGCGGTATCTGCTGTGGAGTGACATCCCGAACGACCGGCTGCTGCGGTGGGACGAGACCACCGGGGCCGTCGGGGTGTTCCGCTCACCCGCCGGGTACCCCAACGGCAACACCCTGGACGGCCAGGGACGGCTCATCACCTGCGAGCAGGGCAACCGGCGAGTGACCCGGACCGAGCACGACGGTTCGGTCACGGTGATCGCCGAACGGTTCCGGGGGAAGCGGCTCAACAGCCCGAACGACGCCGTCGTGAGGTCCGACGGATCGGTGTGGTTCTCCGATCCCGAGTTCGGGATCGCGACCGACTACGAGGGGCACCGCGCGGAGAGCGAGATCGGGGCCCGGAACGTGTACCGCGTGGACCCCGGCAGCGGCGAGGTACGGCTGGCCGCCGAGGGCTTCCAGGGTCCCAACGGGCTGGTGTTCTCCCCCGACGAGCGCAAGCTGTACGTGTCGGACAGCGTGGCCAACCACATCCGGGTCTTCGACGTCCGGCCGGACGGCACCCTGACCGGCGGTGACGTCTTCGCCGAGTGCCGGAACGGCAACTTCGACAACATCCGGTTCGACGACGAGGGGCGCCTGTGGGCCGCCGCCCTGCACGGCGGCGTGCACTGCTACGACCCCGACGGCACCCTCCTCGGGCGCATTCTGGTGCCCGGCACCGTCGCCAACATCCGGTTCGGGGGCGCCCGGCGCAACCGGCTGTTCATCGCCGCCGACAGCACGCTGTACTCCCTCGTCATGTCCGTCACCGGGACTTCGCCGCTGCCGCCGGTCAGCGGCTGA
- a CDS encoding FadD3 family acyl-CoA ligase, protein MRADTESGSIPRLVRTAAERYADAEAVVEGRTRITYAELGARVERAAAACLAHGIRPGDRVGVWAPNTLDWIVSALGAVSAGAVLVPLNTRFKGAEAADVLRRSGARLLFVTGTFLGTSYVAWLRRAAGQGPGGVRKAAGPLPGLPDLEHVVVLSGDAPAGFLTWKDFLASGEAVGTAQVRARADAVDGSGPSDIVFTSGTTGRPRGAVITHAQTLRAYDIWSDLAGLTRGDRYLIVNPFFHTFGYKAGVIACLTRGATMIPQPVFNVNTVLANLAAERVSVLPGPPTLLQSLLDHPARDAHDLSALRLVVTGAAVVPLRLVERLRGELGIDTVLTAYGLSEAGGIVTMCRRGDDPAVIASTSGRAIAGTEVRVVGSRGEPLEPGTPGEVLVRGFNVMTGYHEDEAATAEVLSEDGWLRTGDIGVLDAAGNLRITDRLKDMFIVGGFNAYPAEIEQLLGLHPDVADVAVIGVPDARLGEVGRAYVVRRPGATLTADDLIAWSRREMANYKVPRSVEFVAELPRNASGKVVKGALRDGLLSR, encoded by the coding sequence GTGCGAGCGGATACGGAGTCGGGAAGCATCCCGCGCCTGGTGCGGACGGCCGCCGAGCGGTACGCGGACGCCGAGGCGGTCGTCGAGGGCCGCACCCGGATCACCTACGCGGAGCTGGGCGCCCGCGTGGAGCGCGCGGCGGCGGCCTGCCTGGCGCACGGCATCCGGCCGGGCGACCGGGTCGGCGTCTGGGCGCCCAACACGCTCGACTGGATCGTCAGCGCCCTGGGCGCGGTCTCGGCGGGGGCGGTGCTCGTGCCGTTGAACACCCGCTTCAAGGGCGCGGAGGCGGCCGACGTCCTGCGCCGCAGCGGGGCGCGGCTGCTGTTCGTGACGGGCACGTTCCTCGGCACGTCGTACGTGGCGTGGCTGCGCAGAGCGGCGGGGCAGGGCCCGGGGGGTGTCCGCAAAGCCGCCGGCCCGCTGCCCGGACTTCCGGACCTGGAGCACGTGGTGGTCCTCTCGGGGGACGCCCCGGCCGGCTTCCTCACCTGGAAGGACTTCCTGGCGAGCGGAGAGGCGGTCGGGACGGCACAGGTGCGGGCGAGGGCGGACGCGGTCGACGGCTCCGGGCCCTCGGACATCGTCTTCACCTCGGGCACGACGGGCCGACCCAGGGGCGCGGTCATCACCCACGCGCAGACGCTGCGGGCGTACGACATCTGGAGCGACCTGGCGGGCCTGACCCGGGGCGACCGCTACCTCATCGTCAACCCGTTCTTCCACACCTTCGGCTACAAGGCCGGCGTGATCGCCTGCCTGACCCGGGGCGCGACGATGATCCCCCAGCCGGTGTTCAACGTGAACACGGTCCTGGCCAACCTCGCGGCGGAACGCGTCTCCGTGCTTCCCGGCCCGCCGACCCTCCTCCAGTCCCTCCTGGACCACCCGGCGCGGGACGCGCACGACCTGTCGGCACTGCGCCTCGTGGTGACGGGAGCGGCGGTGGTGCCGCTGAGACTCGTCGAGCGGCTGCGCGGGGAACTCGGCATCGACACGGTCCTGACCGCCTACGGCCTCTCCGAAGCCGGCGGCATCGTCACGATGTGCCGGCGCGGCGACGACCCGGCGGTGATCGCGTCCACGTCGGGCCGCGCGATCGCCGGCACGGAGGTACGGGTGGTGGGCTCCCGGGGCGAGCCCCTGGAACCCGGCACGCCGGGCGAGGTCCTGGTCCGCGGCTTCAACGTCATGACCGGCTACCACGAGGACGAGGCGGCCACCGCCGAGGTGCTCTCGGAGGACGGCTGGCTGCGCACCGGCGACATCGGCGTCCTGGACGCCGCGGGCAACCTGCGCATCACCGACCGCCTCAAGGACATGTTCATCGTCGGCGGCTTCAACGCCTACCCCGCCGAGATAGAGCAACTCCTGGGCCTGCACCCGGACGTGGCGGACGTGGCGGTGATCGGCGTCCCCGACGCCCGGCTGGGGGAGGTCGGCAGGGCGTACGTCGTACGGCGGCCGGGCGCAACTCTGACCGCCGACGACCTGATCGCCTGGTCCCGCAGGGAGATGGCGAACTACAAGGTCCCGAGGTCGGTGGAGTTCGTGGCGGAGCTGCCCCGCAACGCGAGCGGGAAGGTCGTGAAGGGGGCGCTGCGGGACGGCCTCCTCAGCCGCTGA
- a CDS encoding lipid-transfer protein produces MAAGSGGLKDATAIVGIGQTPFAKRLPEDERTLACRAVLAALDDAGIAPGEVDALASYTMEETDEVELAKACGFGDLTFFSKVGYGGGGSCATVAHLAAAVATGQANVGVAWRSRKRGSGPRPWTSTAVQLPTPAQWTRPFGLLRPVDEIAMLARRYLHEYGATRDHLFNVALACRNRANQNPAAIMYDRPLTREMYMTSRWISEPLCLFDNCLETDGALACVVVSAERARDCRRKPVYVHSAAQSLPAQHHGMVNYWNDDPLTGPAWTAARHLWKHSDLTPQDVDVAQIYDAFTPLVLLSLEGYGFCGRGEGGAFTEGGALEIGGLLPVNTGGGGLSEAYVHGFNLVNEGVKQLRGTSTAQVPGASACLVTAGEGVPTSALLLRS; encoded by the coding sequence ATGGCAGCAGGATCGGGCGGCCTCAAGGACGCCACCGCCATCGTCGGCATAGGCCAGACGCCCTTCGCCAAGCGGCTCCCCGAGGACGAGCGCACCCTCGCCTGCCGTGCCGTCCTGGCAGCCCTCGACGATGCCGGGATCGCACCCGGCGAGGTCGACGCCCTCGCCTCCTACACGATGGAGGAGACGGACGAGGTGGAGCTGGCGAAGGCCTGCGGCTTCGGAGACCTCACCTTCTTCAGCAAAGTCGGCTACGGAGGCGGCGGTTCGTGTGCCACCGTCGCCCATCTCGCCGCCGCCGTCGCCACCGGGCAGGCGAACGTCGGGGTCGCCTGGCGGTCGCGCAAGCGGGGCAGCGGCCCCCGGCCGTGGACCAGCACCGCCGTCCAGCTGCCGACCCCGGCCCAGTGGACCCGGCCGTTCGGGCTGCTCAGGCCGGTCGACGAGATCGCGATGCTCGCCCGCCGCTACCTGCACGAGTACGGGGCAACCCGGGACCACCTGTTCAACGTCGCCCTGGCCTGCCGCAACCGCGCCAACCAGAACCCGGCCGCGATCATGTACGACCGGCCCCTGACCCGCGAGATGTACATGACGTCCCGCTGGATCAGCGAGCCGCTCTGCCTCTTCGACAACTGCCTGGAGACGGACGGGGCGCTGGCCTGTGTCGTCGTCTCCGCCGAGCGCGCCCGCGACTGCCGCCGGAAACCCGTCTACGTCCATTCCGCCGCCCAGTCGCTCCCCGCCCAGCACCACGGCATGGTCAACTACTGGAACGACGACCCCCTCACCGGCCCGGCCTGGACCGCCGCCCGGCATCTGTGGAAGCACTCGGACCTGACGCCGCAGGACGTGGACGTCGCCCAGATCTACGACGCCTTCACGCCCCTGGTCCTGCTGTCCCTGGAGGGCTACGGCTTCTGCGGGCGGGGCGAGGGCGGGGCGTTCACCGAGGGCGGGGCGCTGGAGATCGGCGGGCTGCTGCCCGTGAACACCGGCGGGGGCGGGCTGTCCGAGGCCTACGTCCACGGCTTCAACCTCGTCAACGAAGGGGTGAAGCAGTTGCGCGGGACCAGTACCGCGCAGGTGCCGGGCGCCTCGGCCTGTCTGGTCACGGCGGGCGAAGGCGTGCCCACCTCCGCCCTTCTCCTGAGGAGTTGA
- a CDS encoding Zn-ribbon domain-containing OB-fold protein — protein MLRPVTDTDGAPFWEYAARGELRVQACAGCGEFRFPPRPCCPHCQSFEAEWRRVSGRGRVWSYVVPHPPLLPGYAELAPYHVVVVELDEAPRIRLVGNLVSGPGEPINSLAADRLRIGARVRAVFDDGLPRWVPERS, from the coding sequence ATGCTGCGTCCCGTCACCGACACCGACGGCGCCCCCTTCTGGGAGTACGCCGCCCGGGGCGAGCTCCGTGTCCAGGCCTGCGCCGGCTGCGGTGAGTTCCGCTTCCCGCCCCGGCCCTGCTGCCCGCACTGCCAGTCCTTCGAGGCCGAGTGGCGCCGGGTGTCCGGCCGGGGTCGCGTCTGGTCGTACGTCGTTCCGCATCCGCCGCTGCTGCCCGGCTATGCCGAGCTGGCGCCGTACCACGTGGTCGTCGTCGAGCTCGACGAGGCACCGCGCATCCGGCTCGTCGGCAACCTCGTCTCCGGGCCCGGTGAGCCGATCAACTCCCTTGCCGCGGACCGCCTCCGGATCGGCGCCCGGGTGCGGGCCGTCTTCGACGACGGGCTTCCCCGGTGGGTTCCGGAGCGGTCATGA